The Brassica napus cultivar Da-Ae chromosome C7, Da-Ae, whole genome shotgun sequence genome has a segment encoding these proteins:
- the LOC125589883 gene encoding RING-H2 finger protein ATL16-like gives MDLSARRNILRDLNFTPPPPPPPMTVFHRVSSTGTNFPIIAVAVIGILATAFLLVSYYVFVIKCCLNWHRIDILGRFSLSRRQRNDHGPIMLYTPRINRGLDESVIRAIPILKFKKRRDGDSRNDHVFTEGEENNTSQECSVCLNEFQEEEKLRIIPNCSHLFHIDCIDIWLQNNANCPLCRTRVSCDASFPPVPVSAQSTSLDNAVLGSDTVMVRGENEYVVIELGLGNSNRSNSDRDSPRNGRVRVVQERSNSGHLLNQNPHNSISQFPRKLNRGEFQRKGRKLHKVTSMGDECIDIRRDKDEQFGSVQPIRRSISMDSSADRQLYLAVQEAIIRKNQEIPVVGEGGECSSSSGNVSSNKMKRSFFSFGSSRRCRSSSILPLYFEP, from the coding sequence ATGGATCTATCAGCTCGTCGTAATATCCTCCGGGATCTGAACTTTACtccgccgccaccaccaccaccaatgACTGTTTTCCACCGTGTGAGCTCGACGGGGACGAACTTTCCGATCATAGCCGTCGCCGTGATTGGAATCTTAGCCACAGCTTTCTTACTTGTAAGCTATTACGTTTTCGTTATCAAATGCTGTCTGAATTGGCATCGAATCGACATTCTTGGTAGATTCTCATTATCCCGACGGCAACGCAACGACCATGGTCCTATAATGCTTTACACTCCGAGGATAAACCGCGGTCTCGATGAATCCGTCATTAGAGCAATCcctattttaaaattcaagaagaggagagaTGGAGACAGTCGAAACGACCACGTTTTCACAGAAGGAGAAGAGAATAATACTTCTCAAGAGTGCTCTGTTTGTTTGAATGAGtttcaagaagaggagaagctgAGGATTATCCCAAACTGTAGTCATTTGTTTCATATCGACTGCATCGATATTTGGCTTCAGAACAATGCCAATTGCCCTCTGTGTAGAACTAGGGTTTCTTGCGACGCAAGTTTTCCTCCCGTTCCGGTTTCTGCTCAAAGTACTTCCCTAGATAATGCAGTTTTGGGGTCAGACACTGTCATGGTTAGAGGCGAGAATGAGTATGTAGTCATTGAGCTAGGTCTAGGGAACAGTAACAGAAGCAATAGTGACCGAGATAGTCCAAGAAACGGAAGGGTACGTGTGGTACAAGAAAGATCGAATTCAGGTCACCTACTGAACCAAAACCCACATAATTCGATCAGTCAATTTCCTAGGAAGCTTAATCGAGGAGAGTTTCAGAGAAAAGGAAGAAAACTTCACAAAGTCACCAGTATGGGAGACGAATGTATCGACATTAGAAGAGACAAAGATGAGCAGTTTGGTAGTGTTCAACCCATCAGAAGATCGATCTCGATGGATTCGTCTGCAGATAGACAGCTGTATTTGGCTGTTCAAGAGGCGATTATCCGGAAAAACCAGGAAATTCCGGTGGTCGGAGAAGGAGGAGAGTGTAGCAGTAGTAGCGGCAACGTTAGTAGTAACAAAATGAAGAGATCCTTCTTCTCTTTTGGGAGTAGTAGACGTTGTAGAAGTTCTTCCATATTGCCTCTTTATTTTGAACCCTAA
- the LOC106356530 gene encoding WAT1-related protein At5g40230, producing MSLTIKKTMEVAQTAFLSNKNSKTALQFKKLYKTSNRSGGSLESGDTIFNFDLGDFPLNPFINSTHIESTMRETVAWRYINRDVVPFASMIVVECVTVGSTTLYKAAALRGLSFYVFVFYSYVVSTLVLLPLSLIYRRSTRLPSAKSPVFFKIFLLALLGFMSMIAGCKGVEYSSPTLASAISTLTPAFTFTLAIVFRMERVRLRSSASQAKIIGTVVSMSGALVVVLYKGPKLLAASHYHHLTLSESSWILGGISLAAQYLLISVWLIIQTRIMEVYPQEITVVFLYSLCGTQISAPVCMFAEKNLTSFLLKPDVSLVSIMYTGALVSSLGTVIHTWGLHLKGPVYISLFKPLSIVIAVGMSAIFLGDAIHLGSVIGSVVLSLGFYTVIWGKAREDASKPVTSSEHYSPLLLARTVADES from the exons ATGTCTTTaaccataaaaaaaactatggaAGTAGCACAAACTGCTTTTTTGTctaataaaaactcaaaaactgCTTTGCAATTTAAAAAACTCTATAAAACATCTAACCGTTCTGGTGGGTCCTTAGAATCTGGGGATACGATATTTAACTTTGACTTAGGAGACTTTCCTCTGAATCCGTTCATCAATTCTACCCACATCGAATCTACCATGAGAGAAACAGTGGCGTGGAGGTACATTAACAGAGATGTTGTGCCGTTTGCTTCCATGATTGTAGTGGAGTGTGTCACCGTTGGATCGACCACACTGTACAAGGCTGCTGCTTTGAGAGGATTGAGCttctatgtttttgtgttctactCTTATGTTGTTTCGACACTTGTCCTTCTTCCTCTTTCCCTCATCTACCGAAG GTCAACAAGGTTACCTTCAGCCAAATCTCCCGTCTTCTTCAAGATTTTCTTGCTTGCGCTTCTCGGGTTCATGTCGATGATAGCTGGCTGTAAAGGAGTAGAATATAGTTCTCCTACTCTTGCCTCTGCTATCAGCACCCTCACGCCAGCTTTTACGTTCACCCTCGCCATTGTTTTCAG GATGGAACGAGTAAGGTTAAGGAGCTCTGCGAGTCAGGCTAAAATCATTGGCACAGTAGTCTCTATGTCTGGTGCACTGGTTGTTGTTCTTTATAAAGGACCTAAACTTCTAGCTGCATCGCATTACCACCATTTGACTTTATCTGAGTCAAGCTGGATACTTGGAGGCATATCACTCGCTGCACAGTATTTGCTTATTTCAGTCTGGTTGATTATTCAG ACTAGGATCATGGAGGTATACCCTCAAGAGATAACAGTAGTCTTCCTGTACAGCTTATGCGGAACACAAATCTCAGCACCTGTATGCATGTTTGCTGAAAAAAACTTGACTTCCTTTCTGCTTAAACCTGATGTCTCCCTCGTTTCAATTATGTACACG GGTGCCTTGGTTTCATCATTGGGCACAGTTATACACACGTGGGGTCTGCATTTGAAGGGTCCAGTCTACATATCCTTGTTCAAGCCGTTGTCTATTGTCATTGCGGTTGGAATGTCTGCTATATTCCTCGGTGATGCAATTCACCTTGGAAG TGTCATCGGATCAGTGGTTTTGAGCTTGGGATTCTACACTGTGATTTGGGGCAAAGCAAGAGAGGATGCATCCAAACCTGTGACTAGTTCTGAGCATTACTCACCTTTGCTGCTTGCACGCACCGTAGCTGATGAATCCTAA